In Methylomonas sp. ZR1, one DNA window encodes the following:
- the trpC gene encoding indole-3-glycerol phosphate synthase TrpC → MTNDTPDILKTILSKKAEEVARRKSNTPLSMLEELAGTVQGPRGFYSALRSKADQKKPAIIAEIKKASPSQGVIRENFKPVEIAVDYAFSGATCLSVLTDKEFFQGSEANLQMVRQNCPLPAIRKDFMIDPYQIHESRALGADCILLIVAALDDAMLKELADTATGLGMDVLTEVHDAEELERALKLNTNMIGINNRNLRTFDVSLQTTLDLKNTIPVDKLIVTESGIHTPADVKLMQENGIYTFLVGEAFMRAESPGQKMRELFF, encoded by the coding sequence ATGACAAACGACACACCCGACATCCTAAAAACCATCCTAAGCAAAAAAGCTGAAGAAGTAGCCCGCCGCAAAAGCAATACGCCATTGTCGATGCTGGAAGAATTAGCCGGCACCGTGCAAGGCCCGCGCGGCTTTTATTCGGCGTTGCGCAGTAAAGCGGATCAAAAAAAACCGGCGATCATCGCCGAAATCAAGAAAGCCTCGCCCAGCCAGGGCGTGATCCGCGAGAACTTCAAGCCGGTGGAAATTGCCGTGGATTATGCGTTCAGCGGCGCGACTTGTTTGTCGGTGCTGACCGACAAGGAGTTTTTCCAGGGTTCGGAAGCCAATCTGCAAATGGTGCGGCAAAACTGCCCGCTGCCGGCGATTCGCAAGGACTTCATGATCGATCCGTATCAAATTCACGAATCGCGAGCTTTGGGCGCCGATTGTATCTTGTTGATCGTCGCAGCACTGGACGACGCGATGCTGAAGGAATTGGCCGACACCGCCACCGGCTTGGGCATGGATGTATTGACCGAAGTCCACGACGCGGAGGAATTGGAACGGGCCCTAAAGCTCAACACCAATATGATAGGCATCAACAACCGCAACCTGCGTACGTTTGATGTATCGTTGCAAACCACGCTGGATTTGAAAAACACCATTCCGGTGGACAAGTTGATTGTCACCGAAAGCGGCATTCACACCCCGGCAGATGTGAAGTTGATGCAGGAAAACGGCATTTACACCTTCTTGGTTGGTGAAGCGTTTATGCGCGCCGAATCGCCGGGGCAAAAAATGCGCGAGTTGTTTTTTTAG
- a CDS encoding TIGR03862 family flavoprotein yields the protein MAAISYSAIIIGAGPAGLMAAEVLSQAGLSVAVYDAMPSAGRKFLMAGKGGLNITHSEPFEPFLSRYGTQRAALKPMLNAFSPEALRAWVQGLGIATFVGTSGRVFPTEMKAAPLLRAWLHRLRSNGVHFHMRHRWLGWDDDGALRLRNPDGEISVKPRATVLALGGASWPQLGSDGAWVTWLQARGVEVAPLRSANCGFEVAWSAHLREKFAGAPLKSITLTFTDIQGHTERRLGEMVISTHGVEGSLIYAFSRRLREYLHVHGSATFTVDLLPGRDAERVLAEISRPRGSRSLSSHLQSRVGISGVKAALLREVLSQAQFADATILTKTIKALPITVNATRPIAEAISSAGGVSFNSLDQNLMLTALPGVFVAGEMLDWEAPTGGYLLSACFATGRSAGLGVCDWLNRHQKF from the coding sequence GTGGCCGCCATTAGCTATTCAGCAATTATCATCGGCGCCGGCCCCGCCGGATTGATGGCCGCCGAAGTGCTAAGCCAGGCCGGCTTGAGCGTCGCTGTGTATGACGCAATGCCCTCTGCCGGGCGTAAGTTTTTGATGGCCGGCAAAGGTGGATTAAACATTACCCATTCTGAACCGTTCGAGCCGTTTTTGTCTCGCTACGGCACACAGCGTGCCGCACTGAAACCGATGCTGAACGCCTTTTCTCCAGAGGCCCTGAGAGCCTGGGTGCAAGGCTTGGGCATAGCCACCTTTGTCGGCACATCCGGCCGCGTGTTTCCAACGGAGATGAAGGCCGCACCGCTGCTGCGCGCCTGGCTGCACCGCTTGCGTTCAAACGGTGTGCATTTTCATATGCGCCACCGCTGGCTGGGCTGGGATGACGATGGGGCGTTGCGCCTGCGCAATCCGGATGGCGAAATTTCGGTCAAGCCACGGGCAACCGTGTTGGCCTTGGGCGGTGCCAGCTGGCCGCAACTAGGGTCGGATGGCGCTTGGGTGACTTGGTTACAGGCCCGCGGTGTGGAAGTTGCACCCTTGCGCAGCGCAAATTGCGGATTTGAAGTAGCGTGGAGTGCGCATCTGCGCGAGAAGTTTGCCGGCGCGCCGCTCAAATCGATCACACTAACCTTTACCGACATCCAGGGCCACACCGAACGCAGGCTAGGCGAAATGGTGATTAGCACGCACGGCGTGGAAGGCAGCCTGATTTACGCATTTTCGCGGCGGCTGCGCGAATATCTGCATGTTCACGGCAGCGCCACCTTCACCGTTGACCTGCTGCCAGGACGCGATGCGGAACGGGTGTTGGCCGAAATCAGCCGCCCCAGGGGTTCCCGGTCCTTGTCCAGCCATTTACAGAGCCGGGTTGGCATTTCCGGCGTCAAAGCAGCCTTGCTACGCGAAGTGCTCAGCCAGGCGCAATTTGCCGATGCCACCATTCTGACGAAGACGATCAAAGCCTTGCCCATCACTGTCAATGCCACCCGGCCCATCGCCGAAGCGATCAGCAGCGCCGGCGGCGTGAGTTTTAACAGTCTTGATCAAAATCTTATGCTTACCGCGCTACCCGGCGTTTTTGTCGCCGGCGAGATGCTGGATTGGGAAGCGCCGACCGGGGGATATTTGCTCTCGGCTTGCTTCGCTACCGGCCGCAGTGCCGGACTGGGCGTGTGCGACTGGCTAAACCGGCATCAAAAGTTTTAA
- a CDS encoding BrnT family toxin: MKPFRWNHEKNELLKKERSISFEEIVLAIEADGLLDELSHPNQEKYPNQFVLVVALDGYVYLVPYVEEANYFFLKTVIPSRKATRDYLTRKKPNDKT, translated from the coding sequence ATGAAACCGTTTCGCTGGAATCATGAGAAAAATGAACTATTGAAGAAAGAACGCAGCATCTCTTTCGAAGAAATAGTATTGGCTATCGAAGCTGACGGATTGCTGGATGAATTAAGCCACCCCAACCAGGAAAAATATCCCAATCAATTTGTGCTCGTGGTAGCGCTGGATGGTTATGTTTACTTGGTACCTTACGTCGAGGAAGCCAATTATTTTTTCTTGAAGACAGTCATTCCAAGCAGAAAAGCAACCCGAGATTATCTGACCAGGAAAAAACCCAATGATAAAACTTGA
- the trpD gene encoding anthranilate phosphoribosyltransferase encodes MQIQATLQKLLDKQDLSTEEMRDVMRTMMQGELTDAQIAGFLIALRCKGETIEEIAAAVSVLRELVRPVPVHGEHVIDTCGTGGDGANTFNISTTAAFVVAAAGGKVAKHGNRSVSSSCGSADVLEAAGINLDKPAEQVAQCVNDIGVGFLFAAKHHSAVRHTVGPRKEMGVRTLFNLIGPLSNPANAPHQLIGVFDKQWLVPVAEVLKKLGSKHVLVVHARDGLDEISIAAPTDVAELIDGIVHSYTVTPEQFGMPRASLATLSITCAADSLAIMRAVLNNQAGPARDIVALNAGAAIYAADLADSLDAGIRRAHQVLADGSALAKFEALIAYS; translated from the coding sequence ATGCAAATCCAAGCCACGCTGCAAAAACTTCTGGATAAACAAGACCTCAGCACCGAGGAAATGCGCGATGTGATGCGTACCATGATGCAAGGCGAGCTGACCGACGCGCAAATCGCCGGCTTTTTGATCGCGTTGCGTTGCAAGGGCGAGACCATCGAGGAAATCGCCGCGGCGGTCAGCGTATTGCGCGAGTTGGTGCGGCCAGTACCGGTGCACGGTGAACATGTTATCGACACCTGCGGCACGGGCGGCGACGGTGCCAATACTTTCAATATTTCCACCACCGCCGCCTTCGTGGTCGCGGCGGCCGGCGGCAAGGTGGCCAAACACGGCAATCGCTCGGTATCCAGTAGTTGCGGCAGCGCCGATGTATTGGAAGCCGCCGGCATCAATCTGGATAAGCCCGCCGAACAAGTGGCGCAATGCGTCAACGACATCGGCGTCGGCTTTTTGTTTGCCGCCAAGCACCACAGCGCGGTGCGCCACACGGTTGGTCCGCGCAAGGAAATGGGCGTGCGCACCCTGTTCAACCTGATCGGCCCGCTCTCCAATCCGGCCAATGCGCCGCATCAATTGATCGGCGTGTTCGATAAACAATGGTTGGTGCCGGTCGCGGAAGTCTTGAAAAAACTGGGCAGCAAGCATGTGCTGGTGGTGCATGCGCGCGACGGCCTGGATGAAATCAGCATCGCCGCACCCACCGACGTCGCCGAGTTGATCGACGGCATCGTGCACAGCTACACCGTCACCCCGGAACAATTCGGCATGCCGCGCGCCAGCCTGGCAACCTTGTCGATTACTTGCGCAGCCGATAGCCTGGCAATTATGCGCGCGGTATTAAATAATCAAGCCGGCCCGGCCCGCGACATTGTGGCATTAAACGCCGGCGCAGCGATTTATGCCGCCGATTTGGCCGATTCGCTGGATGCGGGGATTCGCCGGGCGCATCAGGTGTTGGCGGATGGGAGTGCGTTGGCTAAGTTTGAGGCGTTGATTGCTTACTCTTGA